One Mycobacteroides abscessus ATCC 19977 genomic window carries:
- the cysC gene encoding adenylyl-sulfate kinase, which translates to MSTVMHTAEPAQELIRIATAGSVDDGKSTLIGRLLYDSKSIFADQLAAVEASSKAKGETQTNLALLTDGLRAEREQGITIDVAHRYFSTPARKFIIADTPGHEQYTRNMVTGASTADLAIILVDARNGLTQQTRRHAFITSLLGVEHVVLCINKMDLVDWSPQRFDEIKEEFRRFATKLELHDLTVIPVSALLGDNIVTRSTNTPWYEGPSLLHHLEQVHISSDRNLIDARFPIQYVIRPQGGAAAPGAERITDLHDFRAVAGTVASGVFKPGDEIVALPSGFTSSVAAIWGPGGSVVDEAFAGSAVSVQLADQLDLGRGDMLCRPNNRPLVGAQIDAMVCWFTDVSTLSEGSRFVMQHANSTVKAAIAGLDYRLDVNSLHRDQEAKELKLNEIGRVQLRLQRPIMFDPYRRNRTTGSFILVDEATNNTVAAGMISGPTLHQSKVVWHSSAVSRDERSTKGGTIWITGLSASGKSTVAVELERRLVARGIPAYRLDGDNLRHGLNADLGFSAADRAENVRRVGAVAQILSDSGVVAVAALISPYRADRDKIRAQHEKAGLPFVEVFVDTPVEICEQRDPKGMYAKARAGEISDFTGVNAPYEAPENAELVLRPEEGDPEQQAATILDYWLSV; encoded by the coding sequence ATGAGCACGGTGATGCATACCGCCGAACCAGCGCAGGAGCTCATCCGCATCGCCACCGCAGGCAGTGTCGACGATGGCAAATCAACCCTGATCGGCCGCCTGCTCTATGACTCCAAGTCGATCTTCGCCGATCAGCTTGCCGCCGTGGAAGCCAGCAGCAAGGCCAAGGGTGAAACGCAGACCAATCTGGCCCTGCTCACCGACGGCCTGCGCGCCGAGCGCGAGCAGGGCATCACCATTGACGTCGCACATCGCTACTTCTCAACGCCCGCACGCAAATTCATCATCGCAGACACTCCCGGTCACGAGCAGTACACCCGCAACATGGTGACCGGGGCGTCGACGGCCGACTTGGCGATCATTCTCGTCGACGCCCGTAACGGGCTGACCCAACAAACGCGGCGACATGCGTTCATCACGTCGCTGCTCGGTGTCGAGCACGTGGTGTTGTGCATCAACAAGATGGATCTGGTGGACTGGTCGCCTCAGCGATTCGACGAAATCAAAGAAGAGTTCCGGCGATTCGCCACCAAGCTGGAGCTGCATGACCTGACCGTCATCCCTGTGTCGGCTCTGCTCGGCGACAACATCGTCACCAGGTCCACCAACACTCCATGGTACGAAGGTCCGTCGCTACTGCATCATCTTGAACAGGTACACATTTCGTCGGACCGCAATCTGATAGATGCGCGCTTTCCCATCCAGTACGTCATCCGTCCACAGGGCGGTGCGGCAGCGCCCGGGGCCGAGCGGATCACCGATCTGCACGACTTCCGCGCCGTGGCCGGGACCGTCGCCAGCGGCGTGTTCAAGCCCGGAGACGAAATCGTGGCATTGCCATCCGGTTTCACTTCATCGGTCGCGGCTATCTGGGGACCGGGCGGCTCGGTAGTGGACGAGGCGTTCGCGGGGAGCGCGGTGAGTGTGCAACTCGCCGACCAGTTGGACCTGGGCCGCGGCGACATGCTCTGCCGGCCGAACAACCGGCCGCTGGTCGGCGCTCAGATAGACGCCATGGTGTGCTGGTTCACCGATGTGTCCACCCTCTCCGAGGGATCGCGGTTCGTGATGCAGCACGCGAACTCGACGGTGAAGGCGGCCATCGCGGGACTCGACTACCGGCTCGACGTCAACAGCCTGCACCGTGATCAGGAGGCTAAAGAGCTCAAGCTCAACGAGATCGGACGTGTCCAGCTGCGATTGCAGCGCCCGATCATGTTCGATCCCTATCGGCGCAACCGCACCACGGGCAGTTTCATTCTGGTGGACGAGGCCACCAACAACACGGTCGCGGCGGGCATGATTTCCGGCCCCACCCTGCACCAGTCCAAGGTCGTCTGGCATTCGTCCGCGGTTTCCCGCGACGAGCGCTCGACCAAGGGTGGCACGATCTGGATCACCGGACTGTCCGCCTCCGGAAAATCCACCGTCGCCGTGGAATTGGAGCGCCGCCTGGTAGCCAGAGGTATCCCGGCCTATCGGCTCGACGGCGACAACCTGCGGCACGGCCTCAACGCCGACCTCGGATTCTCGGCGGCAGATCGCGCCGAGAATGTCCGCCGCGTGGGTGCCGTGGCCCAGATCCTTTCCGACTCCGGTGTTGTCGCGGTGGCCGCGCTCATCAGCCCGTATCGCGCCGATCGCGATAAGATCCGCGCTCAGCACGAAAAAGCCGGGCTACCGTTTGTCGAGGTGTTCGTGGATACCCCGGTGGAAATCTGCGAGCAGCGCGACCCTAAGGGTATGTACGCCAAGGCCCGTGCCGGCGAGATCTCTGATTTTACCGGCGTCAACGCGCCGTATGAGGCACCGGAGAACGCCGAGCTGGTGCTGCGGCCGGAGGAGGGAGACCCGGAGCAGCAGGCAGCCACAATTCTGGACTACTGGCTGTCGGTATAG